From the Leptospira sp. WS60.C2 genome, one window contains:
- the ispH gene encoding 4-hydroxy-3-methylbut-2-enyl diphosphate reductase → MLETVYLANPRGFCAGVKYAISYVEQAFQENPDTPLYVRKEIVHNQRVVEEMKKKGIQFISELNEVPDGATVVFSAHGVSPEVVKEATERKMKIGDATCPLVTRVHKKARNIKDSHQIIYIGHRGHDEAIGTMGEAKMFLVESPEDVENLKSTITSEKPLTYLMQTTLSVEDTKNIVRKIEEVFPFVEHPQKDDICYATTERQEAVQKMLESVDAMLVIGAENSSNSVRLCQLAKKTKPASFQISKREDVNPKHIIDSKIKILGITAGASSPQVLVDEIVEEILKHFPDAKVSLFPESREDTMSFKLPKELLKQY, encoded by the coding sequence GTGTTAGAAACGGTTTATTTAGCGAATCCCCGAGGTTTTTGTGCAGGTGTGAAATATGCAATTTCCTATGTGGAGCAAGCCTTTCAGGAAAATCCAGACACACCCCTCTATGTACGCAAAGAAATTGTTCACAACCAACGCGTTGTGGAGGAAATGAAAAAGAAAGGAATCCAGTTTATCAGTGAACTGAATGAAGTGCCTGATGGTGCAACTGTTGTCTTCTCTGCCCATGGAGTTTCTCCTGAAGTTGTGAAAGAGGCGACAGAACGTAAGATGAAAATTGGTGATGCAACCTGCCCCTTAGTCACCCGTGTGCATAAAAAGGCTCGGAACATAAAAGACTCACACCAAATCATCTACATAGGGCATAGAGGCCATGATGAAGCCATTGGAACGATGGGAGAAGCCAAAATGTTTCTCGTGGAATCTCCAGAGGATGTAGAAAATTTAAAAAGCACAATCACTTCTGAAAAACCTCTCACGTATTTGATGCAAACTACACTTTCAGTGGAAGATACAAAAAATATTGTTCGAAAAATTGAAGAAGTATTCCCTTTTGTCGAACATCCACAAAAAGATGACATTTGTTATGCGACAACCGAAAGACAAGAAGCTGTTCAAAAAATGTTAGAATCTGTGGATGCGATGCTTGTGATTGGTGCTGAAAATTCCTCCAATTCAGTTCGTCTCTGCCAATTAGCAAAAAAAACCAAACCTGCTAGTTTTCAAATCTCAAAACGAGAAGACGTAAATCCAAAACACATCATCGATTCGAAAATCAAGATATTAGGAATCACGGCTGGGGCATCTAGCCCACAAGTTTTAGTGGATGAAATTGTAGAAGAAATCTTAAAACACTTTCCTGATGCAAAAGTCTCCTTATTTCCAGAAAGTCGTGAAGACACGATGAGTTTTAAACTTCCAAAAGAATTACTCAAACAATACTAA
- a CDS encoding response regulator, with product MVESNHPTNTSVSKTDHLRRPKEPILIIEDKRENQVLLEGICKRIGVSYEVAENGQIALEMAKKKPYSLYLVDLMMPVMDGKTFIAEQKKIDPRSVFIVQTAIDQTEDIIEIMKMGVYDYLIKPLHVEIVADRLEKTLEYVYLRKMEAVLIDEESKQLKSQLEWLNYKESRRKTNEVNAELNSILNLKTTLMQGSGLGAMTTLIDSIEQMKQEEKGNYLIPKEFWDLITENQDHNKSMLQGLNQAVDTIQTHLNLKKVSSDALLSLLPELVKEFKNEMDEKELKVNLPVVKQTVTLEVDLESIKTILYEIFTNGLKYAKPKTNFDIFVTFVDGYFCISAKNNLIEDEYAKQLLHSEKKLVEPFYRIHPPVENFYHKEKFSLGLGLTMVDFLLQKHNGMFFIRNAIDHTTEIKANCVIAEIFLPIQT from the coding sequence ATGGTGGAATCAAATCATCCAACAAACACATCTGTTTCGAAAACAGACCATTTGCGTAGACCCAAAGAACCTATTCTCATCATCGAAGACAAACGAGAAAACCAAGTTCTTCTGGAAGGAATTTGTAAACGCATTGGTGTCTCATACGAAGTGGCAGAAAACGGGCAAATTGCACTTGAAATGGCGAAAAAAAAGCCATATAGCCTGTATTTGGTGGATCTAATGATGCCTGTCATGGATGGTAAAACCTTCATCGCTGAACAAAAAAAAATCGATCCTAGATCAGTATTTATTGTTCAAACGGCAATCGACCAAACCGAAGACATCATTGAAATCATGAAAATGGGAGTTTATGATTATTTAATCAAACCACTTCACGTTGAAATTGTCGCCGATCGTTTGGAAAAAACATTAGAATACGTCTATTTAAGGAAGATGGAAGCAGTTCTCATAGACGAAGAATCCAAACAGTTGAAAAGCCAATTAGAATGGCTCAATTACAAGGAATCTCGCAGAAAAACCAATGAAGTGAATGCTGAGCTTAATTCCATTCTCAACCTTAAAACTACCCTAATGCAAGGTTCTGGTCTTGGAGCCATGACAACTCTGATTGATTCCATTGAACAAATGAAACAAGAAGAGAAAGGAAATTATCTGATTCCCAAAGAATTTTGGGACCTCATTACAGAAAATCAAGACCATAACAAATCGATGTTACAAGGATTAAACCAAGCTGTTGATACGATCCAGACGCACTTAAACCTTAAAAAGGTTTCCAGTGATGCACTTCTTTCTTTATTACCAGAACTTGTCAAAGAATTCAAAAATGAAATGGATGAGAAAGAATTGAAGGTCAATCTTCCTGTGGTCAAACAAACGGTGACATTAGAAGTAGACTTAGAATCAATTAAAACGATACTGTATGAAATCTTTACCAATGGACTGAAGTATGCAAAACCCAAAACGAATTTTGATATTTTTGTTACATTTGTAGATGGATATTTTTGTATATCCGCAAAAAATAATTTAATTGAAGATGAGTATGCAAAACAACTCCTCCACTCTGAAAAAAAACTAGTCGAACCGTTTTATCGTATCCATCCACCTGTTGAAAATTTTTATCATAAAGAAAAATTCAGTTTAGGTCTGGGCCTGACAATGGTAGATTTTCTTTTACAAAAACACAACGGAATGTTTTTTATCAGGAATGCAATCGATCATACAACTGAAATCAAAGCAAATTGTGTCATAGCCGAAATTTTTCTTCCAATCCAAACATAA
- a CDS encoding DUF1566 domain-containing protein: MIKNYSKIYNILLILFFFLHCQIDWKHNAGDPFTKDFWETRFLEDWLVAYPRTFVIQGKVTGLYQSQLTILSTSDGTSLPIPTNGSFSMTVFASPKYFDIRISPEPDNLHCIVWDRGVWDGSNQVNLMITCPMAKTNVSGKTLFWDRCTFGSSWNPDGNSTGVGNGDCSFGTASLLNFCTSAEGYNSSTNPNACNGGSNALLVDRGPVFSSCLNHRVSNRYGSSNWRLPLYTEMFSIIRCSATNTGVITGEDGCLTVGDATKYPGATADPILFPGTIAAHYWSSQTFPGVGDVQAYMINFDPGNESYLNKDLSAYVRCVSE, encoded by the coding sequence ATGATCAAAAACTATTCTAAAATTTATAATATACTATTGATCTTGTTTTTTTTCTTACATTGTCAAATCGATTGGAAACACAATGCGGGAGATCCGTTTACTAAGGATTTTTGGGAAACAAGATTTTTGGAAGACTGGTTAGTCGCTTATCCACGCACATTTGTGATCCAAGGAAAAGTTACTGGTTTGTACCAATCGCAACTAACGATTCTATCGACATCGGACGGAACCTCACTTCCGATCCCTACGAATGGATCTTTTTCGATGACTGTGTTTGCTTCTCCAAAATACTTTGATATTCGTATTTCCCCCGAGCCAGATAACCTTCATTGTATTGTCTGGGATCGCGGAGTTTGGGACGGTTCCAATCAAGTCAATCTCATGATCACTTGCCCAATGGCAAAAACCAATGTTTCTGGAAAAACTCTTTTTTGGGATCGTTGTACGTTTGGCTCGAGTTGGAATCCTGATGGAAATAGCACTGGAGTTGGTAATGGTGACTGTTCCTTTGGAACTGCCTCGCTTCTAAATTTCTGCACAAGTGCAGAGGGATATAATTCCTCAACAAACCCTAATGCTTGTAATGGGGGGAGTAATGCTTTATTAGTTGATAGAGGACCAGTCTTCTCATCTTGCCTGAATCATCGTGTCTCCAATCGATATGGATCATCCAATTGGAGGCTCCCATTGTATACAGAAATGTTTTCCATCATTCGATGCAGTGCCACAAACACAGGAGTAATCACAGGAGAGGATGGTTGTTTGACAGTGGGAGATGCGACCAAATATCCCGGAGCGACTGCCGATCCGATTCTATTTCCTGGAACCATTGCCGCTCATTATTGGAGTTCCCAAACCTTTCCAGGAGTGGGAGATGTGCAGGCTTATATGATCAATTTTGATCCAGGAAATGAATCCTATCTAAATAAAGATCTTTCTGCCTATGTACGATGTGTCTCTGAATGA
- the ilvA gene encoding threonine ammonia-lyase IlvA, giving the protein MNLEPISLDIESAYQILKPIVNKTPLQYHSRLSDQYGAKVYLKREDLQVVRSYKIRGAYHMIQSLPLEERKNGVVCASAGNHAQGVAYSCKLLQIFGSIYMPEVTPKQKINQVRMFGGDYVEIKLVGDTFDESQKEALAFAKENAKAFIPPFDHKKVIEGQGTVGLEILSELRGIDFLFLPIGGGGLCAGVGSYFQNHSPKTKIIGAEPLGSPSMKEAIRLGKPVTLEKIDSFVDGAAVKKAGDFTFPICRSVLSDLYLVPEGKVCSTILDLYNLDAIVSEPAGALSISCLDEYKDSIRGKTVVCILSGGNNDIDRMQEIKERSLLYEGLKQYFIVRFAQKPGALKQFVNEILGPNDDIVRFEFIQKHNKEAGPALIGIELKSKDDFQSLLNRMKEYGLHFTLINQDENLFEYLI; this is encoded by the coding sequence ATGAACTTAGAACCAATATCCTTAGACATTGAATCCGCTTATCAAATCTTAAAGCCAATCGTCAACAAAACTCCACTACAATATCATTCTCGATTATCAGATCAATATGGGGCAAAGGTATATCTTAAGCGCGAAGACTTACAAGTCGTGCGATCCTATAAAATCAGGGGTGCTTATCATATGATCCAAAGTTTACCTTTGGAGGAGCGGAAGAATGGAGTTGTCTGTGCCAGTGCTGGAAACCATGCACAAGGAGTCGCATATTCCTGTAAGTTATTACAGATTTTTGGTTCTATCTATATGCCAGAAGTCACACCAAAACAAAAGATCAACCAAGTACGAATGTTTGGTGGTGACTATGTCGAAATCAAATTAGTGGGAGATACCTTTGACGAAAGCCAAAAAGAAGCCTTGGCCTTTGCTAAAGAGAATGCGAAGGCATTTATCCCTCCCTTTGATCACAAAAAAGTAATAGAAGGGCAAGGAACGGTTGGTTTAGAAATCCTTTCGGAACTCCGAGGGATAGATTTTCTATTTTTGCCGATCGGTGGTGGTGGTTTGTGCGCTGGCGTAGGAAGTTATTTCCAGAACCACTCTCCCAAGACAAAAATCATAGGAGCGGAACCTCTCGGTTCCCCCTCCATGAAGGAAGCCATTCGATTGGGAAAACCTGTCACACTCGAAAAGATTGACAGTTTTGTGGATGGAGCTGCTGTGAAAAAAGCAGGTGATTTCACATTTCCCATCTGTCGATCCGTTCTCTCTGATTTGTATCTGGTCCCCGAAGGGAAGGTTTGTTCCACAATCTTAGATCTTTACAATCTAGATGCCATCGTGAGTGAGCCTGCAGGTGCATTGAGCATTTCCTGTTTAGATGAGTATAAAGATTCCATTCGAGGGAAGACAGTCGTATGCATTCTCAGCGGTGGAAATAATGACATTGATCGTATGCAAGAAATCAAAGAAAGGTCTCTTTTATACGAAGGTCTAAAACAATATTTTATAGTTCGGTTTGCTCAAAAACCGGGTGCACTAAAACAATTTGTAAACGAAATCTTAGGACCGAATGATGATATCGTTCGTTTTGAATTCATTCAAAAACACAATAAAGAGGCAGGTCCTGCACTGATTGGAATTGAACTCAAATCAAAAGATGATTTTCAGAGTTTACTCAATCGTATGAAGGAATATGGTTTGCATTTTACTTTAATCAACCAGGATGAAAATCTTTTTGAATATTTGATTTAG
- a CDS encoding lipid asymmetry maintenance protein MlaB, with the protein MNPKQTIQNTNSGMEIHWVGYLTVPFIKEWNELANQWKTEKGKITKLNLGGIERIDSAGIQFLIFLKKRSIARHQLLQLCNHSLPVLKVLDLLGLVSFFGDRVKVKKEHANEVEFRYGTRKVS; encoded by the coding sequence ATGAATCCAAAACAAACAATTCAAAATACAAACTCTGGAATGGAAATCCATTGGGTTGGCTACTTAACCGTACCGTTTATCAAAGAATGGAATGAGTTGGCAAATCAATGGAAAACAGAAAAGGGGAAAATCACAAAACTGAATTTAGGTGGAATTGAGAGAATTGATTCTGCCGGTATTCAATTTTTAATCTTTCTCAAAAAAAGAAGTATTGCAAGACACCAATTGTTACAACTTTGCAACCACTCCCTTCCTGTTTTGAAGGTTTTGGATTTATTGGGCTTGGTTTCATTCTTTGGCGATAGAGTGAAAGTAAAAAAAGAACATGCAAATGAAGTCGAATTTCGTTATGGAACAAGGAAAGTATCGTAA
- the metW gene encoding methionine biosynthesis protein MetW, with protein sequence MNIHTNEAFGLDLKNRPDISYIANLVKPGERVLDLGCGYGELMLILKNKGVRVQGIEKDDKCIIQCVKKSLYVHHGDIDDGLKHHLDHSFDFVILNQTIQQTLNPGEIIKECLRIGKQVIIVFPNFSHWQIRTSILLSGKTPVTDLMPFHWYDTPNLHYLSGKDFEDFCDFERIKILHRAFFNRTRQIKLFPNLFATLALFVIRA encoded by the coding sequence TTGAACATCCACACAAATGAAGCTTTTGGATTGGATTTAAAAAATCGGCCCGATATCTCTTACATCGCAAATCTCGTAAAACCCGGAGAACGTGTTTTAGATTTAGGATGTGGATACGGCGAACTTATGTTAATCCTAAAGAACAAAGGGGTTCGTGTCCAAGGAATCGAAAAAGATGATAAATGTATCATCCAATGTGTGAAAAAGAGTTTGTACGTGCATCATGGGGATATCGATGATGGATTAAAACACCACCTGGATCATAGTTTTGATTTTGTCATTTTAAACCAAACCATCCAACAAACTTTGAACCCCGGCGAAATTATCAAAGAATGTTTACGTATTGGAAAACAAGTCATCATCGTATTCCCAAATTTTTCCCATTGGCAAATTCGGACCTCGATCCTCCTCAGTGGAAAAACTCCTGTCACCGATTTGATGCCATTCCATTGGTATGATACGCCTAACCTACACTATCTTTCTGGAAAAGATTTTGAAGACTTTTGTGACTTCGAACGAATCAAAATCCTTCATCGTGCCTTTTTCAATCGAACAAGACAAATCAAACTATTTCCGAATTTATTTGCGACATTGGCTTTATTTGTCATTCGTGCATAA
- a CDS encoding sensor histidine kinase, protein MLTDPLSLFKASLEGNDSGTAILCINTEIKSYEVLIKNSKFSRLESEFDLPSFLKNKITNDDFTTEMIYKTDGKILETSFGFFDYKDTSETKKYAKFFVRDITIKQKQEEEIAWRLRFELGVASSIQILIQKPSIRESLPQALYQLLYFTEMDSIFFLKNINMENPYRFQIWVNERKSTEFPLLNKKFESIHWKEEGLNRWIHKLQKGKIIYLKKERALQKEKWYFEETKAETILFIPVKFEDKFLGIMGFQKFVPNFIIQHENLLIYQTVSRWMGLFVQRDSDLTELNRYKSSLESLILERTLDLSRTKDELERAYKAKTEFLAHVSHELRTPLNSIIGFSKLIQLPEGDETGKEYLEYIYSGGTRLLKMINEILNLMKLESGQINLQLSEFKPEEICRQSLELIQPQALAKGMEIRFFPPIQSKTIVSDSGKIQQILLNLLSNAIKYGDHSYVEFHCEWNETEVTFSVRDFGPGIAEEDQKRIFHSFTRLNDDGKIEGTGLGLSISQGLAEKLGGKIGLISQSGEGSTFTLKIPENNK, encoded by the coding sequence ATGCTTACAGATCCCTTGTCATTATTCAAAGCTTCTTTAGAAGGAAATGACTCGGGTACTGCAATCCTCTGCATAAACACAGAGATTAAATCGTATGAAGTTTTAATAAAAAACTCTAAATTCTCCCGTCTCGAATCTGAATTTGATCTTCCCTCTTTTTTAAAAAACAAAATCACGAATGATGATTTCACAACAGAAATGATTTACAAAACAGATGGAAAAATCCTAGAAACTTCCTTCGGATTTTTTGATTATAAAGATACATCTGAAACAAAAAAATATGCTAAGTTTTTTGTCCGTGATATCACCATCAAACAAAAACAAGAAGAAGAAATTGCTTGGAGACTTCGATTTGAATTAGGTGTAGCTTCCTCTATTCAGATTCTCATCCAAAAACCATCAATCCGAGAAAGTTTACCTCAGGCCCTTTATCAGTTGTTATATTTCACAGAGATGGATTCTATTTTTTTCTTAAAAAATATAAACATGGAGAATCCATATAGATTTCAGATTTGGGTGAATGAACGAAAATCAACAGAATTCCCTCTTTTGAATAAAAAATTTGAATCGATCCATTGGAAAGAAGAAGGATTGAATCGCTGGATTCACAAATTACAAAAGGGTAAAATCATTTACCTGAAAAAAGAAAGAGCTCTACAGAAAGAAAAATGGTATTTTGAAGAAACAAAAGCTGAGACTATACTTTTCATTCCTGTGAAATTTGAAGATAAATTTTTAGGAATTATGGGATTCCAAAAGTTTGTTCCTAACTTTATCATTCAACATGAAAACTTACTCATTTACCAAACCGTAAGTCGTTGGATGGGACTTTTCGTACAAAGAGATTCCGATTTAACAGAATTAAATCGATACAAATCTTCTCTTGAATCTCTCATATTAGAAAGGACCTTAGACCTAAGTCGCACCAAAGATGAGTTAGAGCGTGCTTACAAAGCCAAAACAGAATTTTTGGCCCATGTCAGCCATGAGTTAAGGACACCTCTCAATTCGATCATCGGTTTTTCCAAACTGATTCAATTACCAGAAGGAGATGAAACAGGTAAAGAATACCTGGAATACATATACTCTGGCGGAACTAGACTTCTCAAAATGATCAATGAAATTTTGAACTTGATGAAACTTGAATCAGGACAAATTAATTTACAATTATCCGAATTCAAACCTGAGGAAATTTGCCGCCAGTCCTTAGAATTAATCCAACCTCAAGCCCTAGCAAAAGGGATGGAAATTCGATTTTTCCCACCTATTCAATCCAAAACGATTGTTTCTGATAGCGGAAAAATCCAACAAATCCTTCTCAACCTACTCTCCAATGCGATTAAGTACGGAGACCATTCTTATGTCGAATTCCATTGTGAATGGAATGAAACGGAAGTTACTTTTTCTGTTCGTGATTTTGGTCCAGGAATTGCGGAAGAAGACCAGAAACGAATTTTCCATAGTTTTACAAGGCTCAATGATGATGGAAAAATTGAAGGGACTGGACTTGGACTTTCGATTTCCCAGGGACTCGCTGAAAAATTAGGAGGGAAAATCGGACTCATTTCGCAATCAGGAGAAGGTTCCACTTTTACGCTCAAGATCCCTGAAAATAATAAATAA
- a CDS encoding response regulator has protein sequence MNRKILIIDDSAVFRKIISVHLKNANFDLIEAGDGLEGLKQLESNAVDLIVSDMNMPNMDGISFIKKVKENAKFKFTPIIMLTTESQPEKKQQGMDAGAKAWLTKPFSPEELLDTITKLLP, from the coding sequence ATGAATAGAAAAATCTTAATCATCGATGATTCAGCAGTCTTTCGAAAAATCATCTCAGTCCATTTAAAAAATGCAAACTTCGATTTGATTGAAGCAGGCGATGGTCTAGAAGGATTAAAACAATTAGAATCCAACGCGGTAGATTTAATTGTTTCCGATATGAACATGCCAAACATGGATGGGATCAGTTTTATCAAAAAAGTGAAGGAAAATGCAAAGTTTAAATTTACACCCATCATCATGTTGACTACTGAATCTCAACCAGAGAAAAAACAACAAGGAATGGATGCTGGTGCAAAAGCATGGTTAACAAAACCGTTCTCACCAGAAGAACTTTTGGATACGATCACGAAGTTATTACCTTAA
- a CDS encoding flagellin, producing the protein MIINHNVSAIFAHRTLKSNDANLSKDIEKLSSGMRINKAGDDASGLAVSEKMRTQIAGLRRAEQNTEDGMSLIQTAEGYLQETHEIVQRVRVLAVQAANGIYSEEDRQQIQVEVSQLVDEIDRIASQAEFNKMKLLTGAFARLNPTASMWFHIGANMHQRERVYIETMNTAALGLRNPTVLTFISLSTAGKANSVIGLCDDALRVISKQRADLGAYYNRMEHAAKGLMNAYENTQASESRIRDTDMAEQMTSFTRYQILTQAATSMLAQANMKSQSVMRLLQ; encoded by the coding sequence ATGATTATCAACCACAACGTAAGTGCGATCTTTGCACACAGAACTTTGAAGTCTAACGACGCGAACCTGAGCAAAGATATCGAAAAGTTGTCTTCTGGTATGCGTATTAACAAAGCCGGAGATGACGCATCTGGACTTGCAGTATCTGAGAAAATGAGAACTCAGATTGCTGGTCTTCGACGTGCAGAACAGAATACTGAAGATGGTATGTCCCTCATTCAAACGGCGGAAGGATATCTTCAAGAAACACACGAAATCGTTCAACGTGTTCGTGTACTCGCGGTGCAAGCTGCGAACGGTATCTACTCGGAAGAAGATAGACAACAGATCCAAGTCGAGGTTTCACAGCTAGTGGACGAGATCGATCGTATTGCTTCTCAAGCAGAATTCAACAAAATGAAACTGCTTACAGGAGCTTTTGCTCGTCTCAACCCAACTGCTAGTATGTGGTTCCATATTGGAGCTAACATGCACCAAAGAGAGCGCGTGTACATTGAAACAATGAACACTGCGGCATTGGGATTAAGAAACCCTACGGTTCTTACTTTCATCTCTCTTTCGACTGCAGGCAAAGCAAACTCCGTAATCGGACTTTGTGATGATGCCCTAAGAGTGATCTCTAAACAAAGAGCTGACCTTGGTGCTTATTACAACCGTATGGAGCATGCTGCGAAAGGACTTATGAATGCTTATGAAAACACACAAGCTTCTGAGTCTCGTATCCGTGATACTGACATGGCTGAACAAATGACCAGCTTCACGAGATACCAAATCTTAACTCAGGCTGCTACATCAATGCTTGCGCAAGCAAACATGAAGTCTCAGTCAGTGATGAGATTGCTCCAGTAA
- a CDS encoding homoserine O-acetyltransferase, with protein MNPSETNESFHGSVGVVQTNVVTFESFTLEGGETITPLEIAYETYGTLNEKKDNAILICHALSGDAHAAGFHEGDKRPGWWDYYIGPGKAFDTNRYFIISSNVIGGCKGSSGPLSTNGKTGKPFQSTFPFVSIGDMVNAQEKLIRHFGIHKLFAVAGGSMGGMQALQWSVAYPDRLKNCIVMASSSEHSAQQIAFNEVGRQAILSDPNWNQGLYTQDKRPSKGLALARMMGHITYLSDEMMREKFGRKPPKGNIQSTDFAVGSYLIYQGESFVDRFDANSYIYVTKALDHFSLGTGKELTKVLSKVRCRFLVIAYTSDWLYPPYQSEEIVKSLEVNAVPVSFIELNNPAGHDSFLLPSEEQDSILRDFLSATDDGGFF; from the coding sequence ATGAATCCTTCGGAAACAAATGAATCTTTTCACGGATCCGTAGGTGTCGTACAGACAAACGTTGTTACGTTTGAATCGTTTACACTTGAGGGGGGTGAGACCATCACTCCTCTCGAGATTGCCTATGAAACATACGGCACTCTCAATGAAAAAAAAGACAATGCCATCTTAATTTGCCATGCCCTGTCAGGAGATGCTCATGCAGCAGGCTTTCATGAAGGTGACAAACGACCTGGTTGGTGGGATTATTACATCGGTCCAGGAAAAGCATTCGATACCAATCGATATTTTATCATCTCCTCCAATGTCATCGGTGGTTGTAAAGGTTCTAGCGGTCCCTTGAGCACCAATGGCAAAACAGGAAAACCTTTCCAATCGACGTTTCCCTTTGTTTCGATTGGTGATATGGTGAATGCTCAAGAAAAACTAATCCGTCATTTTGGAATCCATAAACTCTTTGCAGTGGCAGGAGGTTCTATGGGAGGAATGCAGGCATTACAATGGTCAGTGGCATACCCAGATCGTTTGAAAAATTGTATCGTCATGGCTTCCTCTTCCGAACACTCTGCACAACAAATTGCTTTCAATGAAGTGGGTAGGCAAGCCATCCTTTCCGATCCTAATTGGAACCAAGGTTTATATACCCAAGACAAACGCCCATCCAAAGGATTGGCTCTTGCCCGAATGATGGGTCATATCACTTATTTAAGTGATGAAATGATGCGAGAAAAATTTGGTCGAAAACCACCCAAAGGGAATATCCAATCCACTGACTTCGCTGTGGGAAGTTATTTGATCTACCAAGGGGAATCCTTTGTGGATCGATTTGATGCCAATTCCTATATTTATGTAACAAAAGCGTTAGATCATTTTAGTTTAGGAACAGGAAAGGAACTCACCAAGGTTTTATCGAAAGTGAGATGCAGGTTTTTAGTCATTGCTTATACTTCCGATTGGTTGTATCCCCCGTATCAATCCGAAGAAATTGTAAAGTCTTTGGAAGTGAATGCAGTTCCCGTGAGTTTTATTGAATTGAATAACCCTGCTGGACATGATAGTTTCCTATTGCCAAGTGAAGAACAGGATTCGATCTTACGAGACTTTTTAAGTGCCACTGATGATGGAGGTTTTTTTTGA